In Methylotenera versatilis 79, the DNA window TTTAGCAGTAAAGATGATGTACTGGGTTTAGAGGTTTCTGATAAAGACTATCGTGCACTTACAGTTGGTTTAAGAGGTGATCACAGCGATAGCTTCGGCTTGGGTGGTACGTTTTGGGGCGGCGTAAGTTTGACCGCAGGTGATTTAGATTTATCAGGCAATCGCGCTGAATTAGCTGCGGACAGATTAACCCGAAAATCGGACGGACATTACAATAAATTTAATTTCTATCTTGGCCGTCAGCAAATATTGGGTGAAAAGCTCACTGCAAAAGCGTTATTTTCTGGTCAACTAGCCGATGCTAATTTGGGTGGATATGAGAAGTTCTCACTCGGTGGCCCAGTGGGCTTGGCTGGATTTACAGTGGGTGAAGCAGCAGCAGACCAAGGTTGGATGGTTAATCTAGAAACCAAGTATGCAATTACACCGCAATTTAGCGCCAGTTTATTGGGTGATGCTGGTGGTGTCTGTCAGTTTAAAAATACTTTCGCAGGTTTTGATGCAGGCAATCCAAAATTTAAAAATTGCTATCAATTGGCAAGTGTGGGTTTCGGGTTCGGCTACACCAACCAATATCTTGATGCAAAATTAAGTTATGGCCGTCAAATTACAGGTAATCGTGGTTTAGATAGCAATGGAAACGACACTGAAGGTGAAGACAGCAAGCATCAACTTTGGCTGCAAGTAGGCAGCAGTTTTTAACCAACCCGGTTTTGTATAGATTTAACTGGATTTGAAGCGATTATATTCAAATTATTTTGACAAAGTTTAGTCAAAATTAGCCTAACGATGTTAGAATACGCTCCGCAACAAATTCAGTAGTAATCATCCGCCCGGGTGGTGAAATTGGTAGACACAAGAGACTTAAAATCTCTCGACTTTACGGTCGTGCCGGTTCGATTCCGGCTCCGGGCACCAGCTTTAAATTCACAACAAATTTCGATTTAAATTTCCCCGTTTTTAGGGCATTAACTTAAGTCGATAATCTCACATAAAAATTATCTTTAAGCTTTGCAAGCCACGCTGACTTCGCGGCGTTGAATCGTATAATTTTCTAATTGGTCAGATATGTAGAATCCTTTTGGACAAATTGCCAGCGCTTCTTGTCTACATTCATTCCAAGTAGAAAATCCACTACAGGTGAGCGTTGTCCATTCGTAAGAGTCTAAATTAGCTACTTTAGGATTTTGCGCGCAGCCTGCCAGCAATAACAATCCTACAGCTACTAAGCTAGCATTTACTAAATTTTTTCTTATCATCTTTGTTGCTCCTAAAATATCCAAAAAATATAGCTCAATATAAAGTTATACGTTATTTAATCTATTTTAGATTTAAGTTATTTTAGTTTCGTTAAATCATCAATAATTTCTTGAGAGTGTTTTGAGGTATCAACGTTTAAATAGATTTTTTCTAATTTTCCAGCTGGATTAATTAGAAAGGTATAGCGTTTGGCAATTTTAATAAATCCTAAATTGGTGAGTGCATTGTAGGCTTCGGCTACATTGCCATTTTCATCGCTCAGTAGCGGAAATGGCAGGTGATATTTTTTTGCAAACTCTGCGTGGCTACGACCATCATCAACGCTAATGCCGACCACTTTTGCCCCTAGTTTTTCTAGTTTAGGTAAATCATCTCTAAATTCACAAGCCTCTTTGGTGCAACCTGGGGTGTCATCTTTAGGATAAAAATACAGCACTAAATATTGCCCGGCGTAATCAGATAAATGATGCGTTTTACCCTCTGCATCATTTAAGGTGAAGCTAGGCGCAGTGTCACCAACTTTCAAATTGTTAGATGCGTTTGAATAATGGCGATAGCCAAAAAATGCCAATATCAACACTGCCGTATAAAAGAGTAATTTAAGCATCATGGTATTTGTTTGAATATTTAATAAGTGTTTGTGTGCAAAATCGACAATAAGTTTATGTTAACACTGGAATAACTTTATGTTACCAGTGCACGATAAGGATTGAATTGTGAGAAAATGCTAACTTGCAGATTCGCCCCCGTAGCTCAGTGGATAGAGCATCCCCCTCCTAAGGGGAGGGTCACACGTTCGATTCGTGTCGGGGGCGCCAATTGACGGGGTTTTGTATAGCGCTTAGCGCTTTTCCGCGCTTGCCATTTTATTAATGAACAAGCCGAATAGCTAACTTAAACTTAACTAGTTTTAGGTGTTAACTTTTGCATCACACAATCTTCAGATCCATCATTGCCCGTATTATTGGCGCCTGAAGTATTAGTAATCTGCTTAGATTCGTAATAATGATTGATATAGCTGTAACGCTTGTTTTTAAGCTGTTTTAGCTGCGCGATACCAGTGCTAAAAATGATGGCGTTGCCATCGACGATTTCAATGGTTAACGCCATGTTATTACCATTGACGATGGCTTGACCACCGTAAGTCGTTGCGTTTTCTGTTTCTATGGTTAAATCATATCGACCTAATTTGCCATGGCTATGCGATTTGTTCATTAAGAAAGTGACTAACAGTTTATAGCTGCCTATTTTTGCATTGTTTCCCGTGCATGAGTAGACTCCACTATAATCTGTTCCAGTGAATTTTGCGGCTGTGGCTGGTTTTGCAGCAATGGCATTTGTTGTACATAAGACATTAGTTGTGGCGGCGAAAAGCAGTGTGAAGAGTATTTTTTTCATATTAAATGATCAGTGTTAAGCGGTTTAGATTGTAACTTGATGCTGACGATTTTAGAAATAACTATTGAATTTAGTTTGAATCTATTTTGTTTTAAACACACTTACTTCTTTAGATCTGAATTTTTTTACTTTAAAAATAGCGTTAACTAGCGTCTGTATTCTACTAATCATTTTGAAAAAGCATGGATTGAATGAATTTTTTTAACAAACGTATTTTTACCCCATTATTGTTCACGCTGATTGTTGCAGCTATTCATTTTGGCGCTTGGGCATTATTTAATCGCACAATAACCTTAATTAATGCGCCGCAAGTTGTGAATGGATTTGCTTATAGTGGCTTCCAACAAGGTCAAAGTCCATTAGAAAAAAACTATCCTAGCACGGCCGAATTATTGGCAGATTTAAAGCTACTTAAGTCGTTAACTAATCATATTCGTATCTATGGCGCACTAGAGAATAGTGAAGTGACGCCGCTTGCGTCTAGTTTAGGATTTAAAATTTCCGCAGGTGCTTGGCTGGGTGCCGATAGAAATGCCAATGCGCGCGAGATTAGTGCATTAAAAGCGCAAATCAGAACTTATTCTAATATTGAACGTGCAATAGTTGGCAATGAGGTTTTATTGCGTAAAGACATGACTAATCAAGCATTGTTTGATTACCTTGACGATGTACGCGAAACCACTGATTTGCCGATTTCTACCGCGGAACCGTGGCATGTTTGGTTAAAAAATCCAGATTTAGTTAAGCATGTCGATTACATTGCGGTTCACTTATTGCCTTATCACGAAGGTTTGAATGTAGAGCAGGCAGTTGATTATTCTTTATTGAAATATCAAGAGTTGATGACCGCTTTTCCCAGAAAAAAAATCGTGATTACAGAGATTGGCTGGCCTAGCGAAGGCCCAGCAATTGGTTCTTCGGTCGCTTCAAAAATCAATCAGGCGCATTTTGTACGCGAGTTTATCGCCAAAACTGCCTACAAAAATTACGACTACTATTTGATGGAAGCATTTGACCAACCGTGGAAGAAAAATCTGGAAGGCTGGGCGGGCGCTTATTGGGGGATGTTCAGTGCAGACCGTACGCTTAAATACTCATTACAAGGTGCAGTGCCTAAAGATGTGCGTTGGATAACCAAAGCCACTTGGGCGACATTGATCGCTTTTTTCCCAATTTTATTTATTGCTTATCGATTTAGAAATTGGGGATTGGGCGGAAGAATCTCAATGGCAGTTTTATTGCAAGCCTGTGTGACTATTTTAGTCATCGCCTGGAATCTGCCAGGGGATTATTACTATACGTTGACGGACTTTAATATATTGATCGCGTTGATCATGGGCATGTTTATGACCTCCGCCGTATTAATGATTTATGGCGTAGAGTTTAGCGAGGTGATGTTTAAAAAACGTGGTTGGAAAATCTATAGCCGCGCCAAGCCGTTAAGCAGTGATGAAGAGTTATTTGTTTCGATTCATCTGGCTTGCTACAACGAGCCGCCAGAGATGGTGATTCAAACCATTGAAAGTTTACTGAAATTAAACTACACAAAATTCGAAGTTATCGTTGTCGATAACAATACCAAAGACGAAGCTAAGTGGAGGCCAATTGAGCAATATATGGCCACCATGCCAAGCAATTTCCATTTTTACCATTTGCCAACATGGCCAGGTTTTAAAGCCGGTGCGCTCAATTTTGCGTTGAGCAAAACAAATCCTGCCGCAGAAGTAGTTGGTGTGGTGGATGCCGATTATGTCGTCACAACCGATTGGCTATCAGACTTAGTGCCGCATTTTAAAGAAACGGGTGTTGCCGTTGTGCAGGCGCCACAAGCGCACAGAGAATGGGAAAACAACTTTTTCCGTCGCATGAGCAATTGGGAGTTTGAAGGATTTTTCCGTATAGGCATGCATCATCGGCACGAACGTAATGCGCTCATTCAACACGGTACGATGACGTTAATACGCCATGAGGCTTTAGTAAAAAGTGGTTCGTGGTCTGAATGGTGTATTTGTGAGGACACAGAATTAGGTTTAAGGCTGCTGGAAGATGGATATGAGTTGCGCTATGTAGATGACACCTTTGGCCGTGGTTTAACACCATCTGATTTTAAAGCGCTTAAATCACAACGCTCAAGATGGGCATTTGGTGCGATGCAGATTTTAAAACATCATATGCCAAAATTACTGGGAAAATCGACATTAACTTTTGGGCAGCGTTACCACTTTTTAACCGGATGGTTCAGCTGGTTGGGTGATGCATTACAGCTGATTTTTACCATTGGTTCTATTGGTTGGAGTGTCGCGATGATTGCTTTTCCTAAAGAATTCTCATTGCCAGTGAGTATTATGATTGCGCCAATTGTGTGCTTTTTGTTTATTAAAGCGGCGCTTGGCCCAATCTTGTATCGCAAAACCATGAGCTGCAAATGGAGGGATATTTTTGGCGCATCACTCGCAAGTTTAGGTTTATCTCATGCCATCGCGCGCGGCATTATCGCGGGTATTATTCAAAAAAATGGCGTATTTAAAGTGACATCCAAAGGCAAAGTTAACACTAAAAAACTATCCGTTTTAAACCCGATTATGGAAGAAGTCTTTTTGTTATCAGCCTTGGTGATTTCTGCAGTTGCGATGATTGTAACAAGAGGCATACAAAACCTTGATGCTCAACTGTGGGTAGCGTTATTGGCTTTACAATCGTTGCCTTACTTTAGCGCGCTTGCTTGTCAGATTCTGGCGCAAACGACGGAGAAAGAGAGTTCAGACGTTCAAGATAAGGCTATATTAAACGTTTGATTTATTGGGGGTTGTAAGTGGTTAAGTCAGATAGGTACTGAGATTTGCAGCTTTTAAAGCTGCAAATTTTAAGTTTTTTATATGGTTAACTAATATTTGCTAACTAGTTATTTGCTTAACTGGTTTTTTTCATGCCAGAGCGCTAGATATTTGTCTGAGTTATTCAATAAGTCTTCTTGCATATCTTCATAAACGGTTACAGGTGGCAACGGCGTATTTGCTGAGATAGCATCGAAACCTAAAGCGAGTTTGCCGCCTTGTACCTGAAATCCGATGAAGTCTAATATGGTCGGAAATAAATCAAAATGCAGAATATTTTCACGATTTTTAGTGATTGGTTTATCTGAGATAAACCGATTATAAATATAGCGTTTTTTAGTGCTATCTAACGCTTTATACATTGGATTATACATCGCAAGATGGTCGCCGATAATGACGACATTGGTATCTTTAAGATAGCCATTCGCCTTCATAAACTTTATAAAATCAGACACTTGATTCGCAGTGCATTCCACAAGGCCCTTAAACTCTTTAACGCCAATACGTTTACAGTATGCTGAAAAATAACCATCAGGTCCATGCGTGTCTATGGTGGTAAATGTGAGATTAAATGGCTGTGATTGCGCATGTAAGGCTTTGAGTTTTGCCTTAACCAAGACAAATAAATCGTCATCATAAAGTCCCCAGAAATTCATTTGGTTGGCCGTTAGATTTTTTTTAAGCTCTTCTCTGCCATACACTTCGTCGTAATGATGATCTTGGAAAAACTTACCTTTACCTGAGAATGTTAGCGCATCACCACCCATATAAACGTTGTGATAACCAGCATCGTGCAAAATATCACCCAAACAAACCGCATTGGGTAAAAAAGATTTAATTTTTTCACCTTGGTCATTACCGCCGTACAAGCTGACATTTTTGAGCGGTAAACCGCATTGTGTTGCGGTGATGCCTGCAATCGTCCAATGTGTACCCATTACTTGTTGATAATGGTTAAAACTAACACCTTTTATCTCATCTAAACTGTGAAGTAGATTTCTGCCGAATTTGGTTTTATCTTTATAAGTGTCCTCTAAAGATTCCACATAAATAAGCACTAAATTCTTAGGTTTTACGTTAGCTTTTACTGGCTCAATCTTAACTGTACTTGGATAAACATAATGTTTGCCAAAGTAATCCTGTCCAAATTGATTGTGCACGAATGCGCTGATTGAAAATTGAAAGGCAAAGTAGATTGAACAGGCAATTAGTGTATATACCGGTGCGCGATGACTAATGAACCAATAAATGACTTTTAACCCATGCACATTGAAGATTTGCATGGGTTTTGCAAACCAATGTTTAGAGTTGTAAATCACATACATGGCAGTCGAATATTCAACAAACAGTAGCAACAAAGTAATACTTATCGGCAATGCTATGCAGGTCAGAATAAAGCTTCTGACAATGCCGACATCAGTCGTTACTAAGCCTTCCATGCCAAATTGCGCGTGATACAACACTTGCTCTAATGATGCTTGACCAAAGTTAGAAGTCACCCAATAAGCAATAGCCGCTAAAGTAAACCCCAGTAAATAGGTAAAAAACCGGATAGCAATTCTTAAATAGTGCCTTTGCTGGTTTTGGCTTTTTTGTTCACGAGAAAGCATGTTTAATTGTAGTTATTAGAGATTTGGTCAGATAAACTAAATCAATTTACTTACTATCCAGCGTTTTGCTATCTAACGTTTCCCAGCGTGCTAACAGCTTTTCTAGTGAGCTTTCAATTTCGCTTAATCTCGCTTGCAGGGTTTTGACCAACGCTGCTTGCGTGACATACAGTTCGCCATCCGCGAGTTGCGTGTTGATGTTGCTTTGTTCAGTTTCCAGTTGCTCAATTTGCGCTGGAATGCCGTCTAGCTCTTGTTGTTCCTTAAAGCTTAATTTATTGGTCGGTTTACTTTGTTTGGTGCTGACAGTGTTTTGTTTATTGTTTGCTTTTGTCGCACTCGCTAAATCGGCTTTTTTATCGTCTAAACGCTGTTGTGTAAAGCGTTGCCAGTCATCATAACCGCCGCCAAACTCGGTCAACACCGCGTTGCCTTCAAACGCAATTACTTGTGTCACGGTGTTTTCTAAAAATGCGCGATCATGACTGACCAAGAATAGCGTACCAGCAAATTCTTGCAACAGACTTTCTAATAGTTCTAATGTATCGATATCCAAGTCGTTCGTTGGCTCATCTAGCACTAAAACATTGGCAGGGCGGGCAAATAGTCTTGCCAATAACAAACGGTTACGTTCGCCACCAGAGAGTGATTTGACGGGTGAGCGTGAACGTTGTGGTGGAAACAAAAAGTCTTCCAAATAACTGATGACATGCTTACGTTCATTGCCGATTTCGATAAAATCAGAACCTGGACTAATCGTGTCGGCCAGCGTTGCTTCTTCATCTAATTGTTCGCGCATCTGGTCGAAATACGCCACGTTGATTTTTGTGCCGCGTTGAATATCGCCGCTGTCTGCTTCAATATCACCTAAGATTAATTTTAATAATGTCGTTTTTCCAATGCCGTTAGGGCCAAGCAAACCAATCTTGTCGCCACGTAAAATACGTGTGCTAAAACCGTTAATCAGCGTTCTGCCACCGTAGGCTTTGACGACGTTTTCTAGTTCAGCCACTAACTTACCACTACGTTCGCCCGCATCCAGATTCAGTTTCACATTGCCTTGGCGTTCGCGTCTTGCAGCGCGGTCTAAACGTAACGCTTCTAATCTGCGTACGCGGCCTTCGTTACGTGTGCGGCGCGCTTTTATTCCTTGGCGAATCCACACTTCTTCTTGCGCTAAGAATTTATCGAATTTAGCCGCATGCGTTTCTTCCACCGCGATTAATTCTTCTTTTTTAATTTGATATTGTGTGAAATTGCCGATAAAGTCGGTCAGTTTTCCACGGTCTAATTCCGTGATGCGCGTCGCTAAACGGTCTAAAAAGCGGCGATCATGGGTAATAAATAATACGCTGCCTTGAAAGCTTAATAGTAAATCTTCTAGCCATTCAATCGCTTCTAAATCCAAATGGTTGGTCGGTTCGTCCAATAATAAAACTTCTGGTTCGGCGACTAAAGCGCGGCCTAATGCCACTCGTTTGCGCCAGCCGCCAGATAGTGTAGAAACCAATGCATCTGCATCCAGTTTCAAACGACTTAACACCGTTTCAACCCGCGATTGTGCTGCCCAGCCATTTTGCGTATCTAAGTCATGTTGCAAAGCCTGCATCTTGGTCATCAGCGCATCAATATCTGCATCTGGCATGCCCATATCATGCGTAACCGCGTGATAGTCGATAATCGTTTGTTGCAGCGTGCCTAAACCTTCCGCCACTGCTTCAAATACGGTGTGAGTCGTGTCCAACTCAGGTTCTTGTGGAACATAGACGACGCGCACATTCGGTGCACGCCAAACACTGCCTTCGTCTAATTTAATGGCGCCAGCGATGGCTTTTAATAAGCTGGATTTACCCGCGCCATTTCGGCCGATAAGACCAACGCGCTCTCCGGAATCTAACTGGAAATCTGCATGGTCGAGTAATGGATGGTGCCCGTAAGCGAGGCTGGCTTGGTCTAAGGTGATATATGGCATAGCCGCTATTTTAACACGGCGGCAGAAATCTACGCCGTGTAAATATTGGGCCTATTTGAGTGTTAAGTCAGCGGTCAATTGGTTTGATAAGATTAATTTAATTGAGCTAATTTTGATTAACTTTATGGTTTTTGATTGAATTCAGCGTAACTCTTATTGCATGGCGACTCATCTCCAGAACCCACATCTAAAAATGGCAAAATAGCCGCAGGCGGCGCGATAAAAGCTAACGCGATACTGCCCAACACGCGTGCAACAATCGGTGTTTTTTCAATTGAAACATCGGGATTTTTAAATGAGCCTTTCACATGAATCGGTGAACGTACGGTAAACGGCGACATATTTTTAGGTTTTGCCGCCATACGCAAATCCAGCGATTCTTTGGCGATATTCACATTACCATCAATCAGAATCAAGGTCACAGGCGTATCGACCAACGCGATTTTAGGCGTTGCGACACCATTTTTTGCGCTTAAATCCATTACTGCGCAGTTCATCGGTAGCGCATTATCTTTGGTGAGTAATATGCCCAATCCTTGCGCAATATCTAAACCAACGGCTTCTATAATCAGATGCGAAATCGTGCCTTTTTGCATAAAAATAGACACATCGCCATCTAGTGAACTCAACATTTCAGCGGTTGAATTACCGCGACCGGTCAGTTTGGTTTTGCCATTTAGCGTGCCGGTCACATAAGAAGGTGGCGTTTCTTTTTTGCCCTTTGCTGCGGCTTGTTTTTTTGGCTCGGTAGAAACAGTTAACCATTTTTCAACATCAATATCTTTCCAACGTAGATTGATATTCCAAGTCGGTGGCACAGCTTTAACAGAATTAAGCGCAGTTTTGGCGGTATCAGATTCAGTTTTAATAGTGCTTTCTTTACTTAACACATTTTTATCTACAATATTTGCTAAATGCGTATCAATGGAAATCATGCCAGAAATGCCTCCATCCGCAGTGCGCGCGTCAATTTTTGAAAGTGATAGTTTGCCGCTATCCAACACTAAATCGGCTTTTAATGGCGAAATAGGGCGAGAGAATGCGTTACCTAAATCCACGTAAGCTAAGTTAACATCAATTTGCGCATCCATTTTATTCAATGAAGGTAAATCTAATGGACGATCTGGAATCACGCGATTCCCGGCTGGCGTTACAGCGACACCATCCGCGTTTTTGGTACCAAATGCAGGGGCTAAATCCGCCAGAAAAAAACGTTTTCCGCCTACATTGCCTTTTAATAATGGTCTTACGGGTCCCGTATTATTAGTTTTGGGGTCATAAGTAAAATTTCCGTTTAAATCACTTTTGCCAACGTGTGCATTTACTGCTTTGGCAATCCACACTTTATCGTATTTTTCAATCATCGTACTCAACGTGAATTTATCAGTAGTCGGCAACACCACATTGACTAATTTGCCCAATACCGCGAGCGAAGGGCCTTTTACGGACAACTTACCTTTTACATCATGCTTGCCAAATAAGTCGGAAACCGTGCCAGAAAAATCGGCGCGTAACCCGCCAAATTCCACCCAAGCAGTTGAGGCAATTGGCGCAGAATCTTTATCATGCGTGGCAATAGGCAAAAAGCCATCTGTAGTTAGTTTGCCTTTAATGGCTTTTTTGGTAAATTTCCCTTCAATCTCAATCGCTGATGCGACTAACTTACTGGAAGCGCCTTCATCGGTATTAAATTTTGTAGCCAAATCGATTTGATTTTGCGGGTCTACTATTTTTGCAGAGCCGTTTTGTACGATTAAGGTTTCAATAATGGGAAAAGGGCTGTCTGGCTTATTCTCGTCGTCACTAAATTGCCAAGTAGAACTGCCATCTGGTTTGCGTAGTAATTGGGCATCAATCTGATTGACGCGCAAAGACTTAATGCGTAATTGGTTGGTGTTTTTGAATTGGAGTAAATCGCTGTAGCGTAGATTTAATGCAATATTTTTGGTTTCAATAAAATGCGCGGCATCAAATGTTTTAGGGGCTGAGATATACAAACCACCTACATTTAATTGAACGCCGCCAATCAATTTAAGATGAAATGGCTCATCAATTCTAACAGTGCGCTCCAATTGTTTACTGGCGAATTGCTCAACTGGCGTTCTTAAAAAAGGCCATCCCAACGCTTCACACACAGCAATTGCAATTACAAATATGCTCAGTAATAACAACAATACTCTAATGAAACTGAATTTTTTCTTTGCGATATTTTCCTGCACAATAGTTGTGTCAGTTTGAGGGTTAATTGCTTCTGCTTGAGGTTCTTCGACCATACTGAATACCTTTGCTATTCTTAGATTTTGATGCAATTTAATCGTTAACTTCGTCATAGTTAATTTCGCTAGTTTAAATTTACTAGTGAAGGATTTATTCAAAGTTTTAAATGATGTGGGATTAACCAATTGATTTAAATCATCAGGAGAATATTAACTAGGGAAAATAATTGCAATATTAACGTGTAGTTATACTTAATTTATCGGTTTTGCGAAGCCGAAATTAAGATGATTTTTTTGTCAGAAAAAGCCTACAAAGCTGTTGGAAATTTATCAAATATTACGTTAACTTAGGCTAGAAGGTTTTTTCCCAAGCATGGCGTGAATATTTGCCAAGCGCGATTTCCCGTGTTCTTTGCTGACGACTGGATCGTTAAATGGATTACCAAAATGCTTTACATCGGCAGTCGGTAATTCGGCAATAAATCGGCTAGGTTCGCACATTTGAGTCTCGCCCGCACGTTTACGTTTTTTGCACCATGAGATATTCAGCGATTTTTGCGCGCGCGTAATGCCTACATACATCAGGCGGCGTTCTTCTTCGATTTTTGTCGGGTCAACTAAGCCTAAATCGATACTTTCGCGATGCGGCAAAATGCCTTCTTCTACGCCGATTAAAAACACATGACCAAACTCCAAGCCTTTGGCTGCATGTAAAGTAGATAATTTAACCGCATCTGGTTCGCCATCTTCACGACCTTCAAGCATACTGATCAACGAAACCATTTGTGTGAGTTCCAGCAAGTTTTTGCCTTCAGTTTCATTGCCAAACTCGGTATTAGCTTCACCTTTTTTAGTTAACCAAGCCACAAATTCCACTACGTTAGACCATTTACTTTCAGCTGCGCGTGGTTCTTCAGTGTCGTACAAAAACGCTTCATATTGAATGGTATTTAATAAATCGTTTAACACTTCACCGGCTGGGTCGCGCACGGCACGGCTTTGTATTTTTTGAATATATTGGCAGAAGTTGAGTAGATCATCTAATTGTTTTGCACCAACGTCACGCTGAAAGTCGCCTTCAAAAGCCGCGGCAAACAGTGACATTTTATGCGCGCTGGCATATTCACCCAAACGTTCAAGCGTGGTGTTGCCAATACCTTTCTTGGGCGTAGTCGCTGCTCGAATAAATGCTGGGTCATCATCTTCATTCGTGACCAAGCGTAAGTAGCTGACTAAATCTTTGATCTCAGCTTTGTCGAAAAATGATTGCCCGCCAGAGATGGTGTAGGGGATTTTTTGGTTGCGCAGATACTGCTCAAAAATTCGCGCTTGATGATTACCACGATACAAAATCGCGTAATCCAGAAACTTGGTTCTGTTCTCAAATTTGTGTGCCTGTAGTTTCATCATCACCGATTCGGCTTCATGCTCTTCACTTTGCGCAGCAGAAACTTGAATCATGTCGCCAGTGCCCAGCTCACTCCACAGCTTCTTTTCAAAAAGCTTGGGATTGTTGCTAATCACTTGGTTTGCGGCACGTAAGATGCGCACGGTAGAGCGATAATTCTGCTCTAACTTAATCACTTTTAAGCGTGAAAAATCGGTAGTCAATTGACGCAGATTTTCTACATCCGCACCACGCCAGCCATAAATCGCCTGGTCGTCATCACCCACTGCAGTAAATTGTCCGCGCACGCCAGTGAGCATTTTCACCAGTTTATATTGGCAAGCATTGGTATCTTGATATTCATCCACCAATAAATATTGCAACTTACGCTGCCATTTGTTTAACGCTTCTTCGTGCTGGTCAAATAGCTCAACTGGTAGTTTGATTAGATCATCAAAATCCACTGCTTGATAGGCGCGTAATGTTTGCTGATAT includes these proteins:
- a CDS encoding AsmA family protein; translated protein: MVEEPQAEAINPQTDTTIVQENIAKKKFSFIRVLLLLLSIFVIAIAVCEALGWPFLRTPVEQFASKQLERTVRIDEPFHLKLIGGVQLNVGGLYISAPKTFDAAHFIETKNIALNLRYSDLLQFKNTNQLRIKSLRVNQIDAQLLRKPDGSSTWQFSDDENKPDSPFPIIETLIVQNGSAKIVDPQNQIDLATKFNTDEGASSKLVASAIEIEGKFTKKAIKGKLTTDGFLPIATHDKDSAPIASTAWVEFGGLRADFSGTVSDLFGKHDVKGKLSVKGPSLAVLGKLVNVVLPTTDKFTLSTMIEKYDKVWIAKAVNAHVGKSDLNGNFTYDPKTNNTGPVRPLLKGNVGGKRFFLADLAPAFGTKNADGVAVTPAGNRVIPDRPLDLPSLNKMDAQIDVNLAYVDLGNAFSRPISPLKADLVLDSGKLSLSKIDARTADGGISGMISIDTHLANIVDKNVLSKESTIKTESDTAKTALNSVKAVPPTWNINLRWKDIDVEKWLTVSTEPKKQAAAKGKKETPPSYVTGTLNGKTKLTGRGNSTAEMLSSLDGDVSIFMQKGTISHLIIEAVGLDIAQGLGILLTKDNALPMNCAVMDLSAKNGVATPKIALVDTPVTLILIDGNVNIAKESLDLRMAAKPKNMSPFTVRSPIHVKGSFKNPDVSIEKTPIVARVLGSIALAFIAPPAAILPFLDVGSGDESPCNKSYAEFNQKP
- a CDS encoding UvrD-helicase domain-containing protein; amino-acid sequence: MLNSLNSPQREAVKYLDGPLLVLAGAGSGKTRVITQKIGFLIDEAGYSPKEIAAITFTNKAAREMQERVSKLMAGKSTKGLTIATFHSLGLQMLRAESALLGYKPQFSILDSSDSFKIVADILATTDKQLLRKTQWQISAWKNAFINPDQAAATADEELTHAAAKVYQLYQQTLRAYQAVDFDDLIKLPVELFDQHEEALNKWQRKLQYLLVDEYQDTNACQYKLVKMLTGVRGQFTAVGDDDQAIYGWRGADVENLRQLTTDFSRLKVIKLEQNYRSTVRILRAANQVISNNPKLFEKKLWSELGTGDMIQVSAAQSEEHEAESVMMKLQAHKFENRTKFLDYAILYRGNHQARIFEQYLRNQKIPYTISGGQSFFDKAEIKDLVSYLRLVTNEDDDPAFIRAATTPKKGIGNTTLERLGEYASAHKMSLFAAAFEGDFQRDVGAKQLDDLLNFCQYIQKIQSRAVRDPAGEVLNDLLNTIQYEAFLYDTEEPRAAESKWSNVVEFVAWLTKKGEANTEFGNETEGKNLLELTQMVSLISMLEGREDGEPDAVKLSTLHAAKGLEFGHVFLIGVEEGILPHRESIDLGLVDPTKIEEERRLMYVGITRAQKSLNISWCKKRKRAGETQMCEPSRFIAELPTADVKHFGNPFNDPVVSKEHGKSRLANIHAMLGKKPSSLS